From Micromonospora rhizosphaerae, the proteins below share one genomic window:
- a CDS encoding tyrosine-type recombinase/integrase — MTARDNVVVSGAELEAARFLLARMGITPEQLLAEPSTPPPTRSMPTFAEYIDRVSGVVTAGTRRVYDTYWKRVRHVWGDRRIDEPTPLEIKQLAEQTKRTAVARRNSRGGRTAAEHLISSLRCLYKYAAADGLIAEGDNPATRVGKPRRLASTRRAIPEARIAEIIAVAQTTGNDPDLDSLLLRLHMETACRRGGALALRPCDLDSAQCLVRLREKGETVRWQPVSPALMRQLLRHGEERGTGDPRDQLLRYRNGQPITARRYDYLWRRIGKQLSWVAVQQVSTHWLRHTTLTWVERHFGYAVARAYAGHEGKNDAGTTSTYVRADVYEVAAALAALTGEPHPLAVPTASVGMAGRQTRDPHADA, encoded by the coding sequence ATGACCGCACGCGACAACGTCGTCGTCAGCGGTGCTGAACTGGAAGCGGCGCGGTTCCTGCTCGCGCGGATGGGCATCACGCCTGAGCAGCTTCTCGCCGAACCGTCTACTCCCCCGCCAACCAGGTCTATGCCCACCTTCGCCGAATACATCGACCGAGTCTCTGGCGTCGTGACCGCCGGAACACGGCGCGTCTACGACACCTATTGGAAACGGGTACGGCACGTCTGGGGTGACCGACGCATCGACGAACCCACACCTCTGGAAATCAAGCAACTCGCCGAGCAAACGAAGAGAACAGCAGTGGCGAGGAGGAACTCGCGTGGCGGCAGAACGGCAGCGGAACACCTGATCTCGTCCCTGCGGTGCCTCTACAAGTACGCGGCGGCGGACGGCCTGATCGCCGAAGGCGACAACCCTGCAACGCGCGTCGGCAAGCCACGCCGGCTCGCCAGCACCCGCAGGGCGATTCCCGAGGCCCGGATAGCGGAGATCATCGCCGTGGCCCAGACGACCGGCAACGACCCCGACCTCGACTCGTTGTTGCTGAGACTCCACATGGAGACGGCATGCCGCCGTGGCGGCGCCCTGGCGCTTCGTCCCTGCGACCTTGACTCGGCGCAATGCCTGGTGCGGCTGCGCGAGAAGGGCGAGACCGTGCGCTGGCAGCCGGTGTCGCCGGCCTTGATGCGGCAGCTCCTGAGGCACGGCGAAGAGCGCGGAACTGGCGATCCACGGGATCAGTTGTTGCGGTACCGCAACGGCCAACCGATCACGGCTCGCCGCTACGACTACCTGTGGCGGCGCATCGGCAAGCAGCTGTCCTGGGTCGCTGTACAACAGGTCAGCACCCATTGGCTGCGGCACACGACACTGACGTGGGTGGAACGGCACTTCGGCTACGCGGTCGCGCGGGCGTACGCCGGCCACGAGGGGAAGAACGACGCCGGTACGACCTCGACTTACGTTCGGGCAGATGTCTACGAGGTCGCGGCCGCGTTGGCCGCCCTTACCGGCGAACCACACCCGCTCGCGGTGCCAACGGCCAGTGTCGGCATGGCGGGGCGCCAAACCCGAGATCCGCACGCCGATGCATGA
- a CDS encoding tyrosine-type recombinase/integrase — translation MTGQRTSAPSQADLDAALVLLSRLGISPDDLVHAGAARAPAPTFADYIPVVSDAVSAGTRRVYGPYWNRVLEQWAQRRLDEPTPSDIERLAEHVRTHVIARRNARGGRSAAEHLIAALRCLYNHAVADGHLAEADNPARKVAKPRRLPSTRRAVPDDRLAEINRIAASTGDDPALDTLLLRLHTETACRRGGALALRPADLDPDQCLVLLREKGDTVRWQPISPTLMRHLHQHVDDRPAPPATPLLRYRSGQPITYRRYDHLWQRIGKHLPWVAAQQISTHWLRHTTLTWVERNFGYALARAYAGHTDSGGGGVTATYVRASVHEVAAALAALTGEPHPLA, via the coding sequence ATGACAGGGCAGAGGACTTCCGCACCCAGCCAGGCCGACCTGGACGCGGCGCTGGTGTTGCTGTCGCGGCTGGGCATCTCCCCCGACGACCTGGTGCACGCTGGTGCGGCCCGTGCGCCGGCGCCAACATTCGCCGACTACATCCCGGTGGTCTCCGATGCGGTCAGTGCCGGCACCCGCCGGGTCTACGGCCCGTACTGGAACCGCGTCCTTGAACAGTGGGCGCAGCGCCGGTTGGACGAACCCACCCCCTCGGATATCGAGCGGCTGGCCGAGCATGTCAGGACGCACGTGATCGCCCGCCGTAACGCCCGCGGTGGTCGCAGCGCGGCCGAGCATCTCATCGCCGCCCTGCGCTGTCTGTACAACCACGCTGTCGCCGACGGCCATCTGGCCGAGGCGGACAACCCGGCGAGGAAAGTAGCCAAGCCCCGGCGGCTGCCCAGCACCCGCCGGGCGGTGCCGGACGACCGCCTGGCGGAGATCAACCGGATCGCGGCCAGCACCGGCGACGATCCGGCACTGGACACTCTGCTGCTGCGGCTGCACACCGAAACCGCCTGCCGCCGGGGCGGTGCCTTGGCGCTTCGGCCAGCCGATCTCGACCCGGACCAGTGCCTCGTCCTGTTGCGCGAAAAGGGCGACACGGTGCGCTGGCAGCCGATCTCGCCCACCTTGATGCGCCACCTGCACCAGCACGTGGATGACCGACCAGCGCCACCGGCGACGCCGCTGCTGCGCTACCGCAGTGGTCAACCGATCACCTACCGCCGGTACGACCACCTGTGGCAGCGCATCGGCAAGCATCTGCCCTGGGTGGCAGCCCAGCAGATCAGCACCCACTGGCTGCGGCACACGACGCTGACGTGGGTCGAAAGAAACTTCGGCTACGCCCTGGCCCGCGCCTACGCCGGTCATACGGACAGCGGGGGAGGCGGCGTCACGGCAACGTACGTGCGGGCGAGCGTCCATGAGGTAGCGGCTGCGTTGGCTGCCCTCACGGGCGAGCCGCATCCTTTGGCCTGA
- a CDS encoding VirB4 family type IV secretion system protein gives MPILRRHKTASPDATPADSAGLAAVLGPAAIENTPRYLRVGNGYAATLIVTGYPAEVGPAWLDPLLAWPGRLDVVVYIDPLPPQIAAARLRKQRARLESNRRTDAEKGRLVDPITEAAADDGAELADRIARGQSKLFRVGLYLCVHATTLDELDEAVAHVRATAASVLLDTQPATWRQMQGWTATLPLACDGLGMRRVMDTDAIASAFPLASSDLPAPLPGEPGATGGMLYGLNPDSNGIVWWDRWAQHNANSVVLARSGAGKSYFVKLEVLRSLADGVHVAVIDPDNEYIRLADAVGGVTIALGAGGVRLNPLDIPPGDRRPQARTYRALFLHTLISVLLGQPPPSERAALDKAINDAYDQAGISNDPDTWRRQAPLLRDVAAALTAQHTQAADTLAARLTPWTAGSFKDLFDGPTTTVPTGQLVCWSTRQLADELRAPGMLLALDAIWREVDTPAIRSAHTPKRLVVVDEAWTLLRDGEGVKFLSRLAKSARKRRAGLAVITQDVGDLLGSDLGQVVIANAATQILLRQAPQAIDIVADVFGLTAGEARVLLGARRGEGLLMSGTHRVGFQAVASKKEHRLCIGDLELPADE, from the coding sequence ATGCCCATACTGCGACGGCACAAGACCGCCAGCCCCGACGCGACCCCGGCCGATTCGGCCGGGCTCGCCGCCGTTCTGGGCCCGGCCGCGATCGAGAACACCCCCCGCTACCTGCGTGTCGGCAACGGGTACGCGGCGACGCTGATCGTGACCGGCTACCCGGCCGAGGTTGGCCCGGCCTGGTTGGACCCGCTGCTGGCCTGGCCGGGCCGGCTCGACGTCGTCGTCTACATCGACCCGCTGCCGCCGCAGATCGCCGCCGCCCGGCTGCGCAAGCAGCGGGCACGGTTGGAGTCCAACCGGCGCACCGACGCGGAGAAGGGCCGCCTCGTCGACCCGATCACCGAGGCCGCCGCCGACGACGGCGCCGAGTTGGCCGACCGGATCGCCCGCGGCCAGTCGAAGCTGTTCCGGGTCGGCCTGTACCTGTGCGTGCACGCGACCACCCTCGACGAGCTGGACGAGGCGGTCGCGCATGTGCGGGCCACCGCCGCGTCCGTCCTGCTGGACACCCAGCCGGCGACGTGGCGGCAGATGCAGGGCTGGACGGCCACACTGCCCCTCGCGTGCGATGGGCTCGGCATGCGACGGGTGATGGACACCGACGCGATCGCGTCGGCGTTCCCGCTCGCCTCGTCCGACCTGCCGGCGCCGCTGCCCGGTGAGCCCGGCGCCACCGGCGGCATGCTCTACGGCCTCAACCCCGACAGCAACGGCATCGTGTGGTGGGACCGATGGGCACAACACAACGCCAACAGCGTCGTCCTCGCCCGCTCCGGCGCCGGGAAAAGCTACTTCGTCAAGCTTGAAGTGCTCCGCTCCCTCGCCGACGGCGTGCACGTCGCGGTGATCGACCCCGACAACGAGTACATCCGCCTCGCCGACGCCGTCGGCGGCGTCACCATCGCGCTCGGCGCCGGCGGGGTACGACTCAACCCGCTCGACATCCCACCCGGAGACCGCCGACCGCAGGCCCGCACCTACCGGGCCCTGTTCCTCCACACCTTGATTTCGGTGCTGTTAGGGCAGCCGCCGCCGTCGGAGCGGGCCGCCCTCGATAAGGCGATCAACGACGCCTACGACCAAGCCGGAATATCCAACGACCCCGACACCTGGCGCCGACAGGCACCCCTGCTGCGCGACGTCGCCGCCGCGCTCACCGCCCAGCACACGCAAGCCGCCGACACCCTTGCCGCGCGGCTGACACCGTGGACCGCCGGGTCATTCAAGGACCTCTTCGACGGGCCCACCACAACCGTCCCCACGGGGCAGCTGGTGTGCTGGTCCACGCGGCAGCTCGCCGACGAGCTCCGCGCCCCCGGCATGCTCCTCGCGCTCGACGCGATCTGGCGCGAGGTGGACACCCCGGCCATCCGGTCGGCGCACACACCGAAGCGGCTGGTCGTCGTCGACGAAGCCTGGACCCTGCTACGCGACGGCGAGGGCGTTAAGTTCCTCTCCCGCCTCGCGAAGTCCGCCCGCAAGCGGCGCGCTGGGCTGGCGGTCATTACCCAGGACGTCGGGGACCTCCTCGGCTCCGACCTCGGACAGGTCGTCATCGCCAACGCCGCTACACAGATCCTGCTACGGCAGGCACCGCAGGCGATCGACATCGTCGCCGACGTGTTCGGCCTGACCGCCGGCGAGGCACGGGTGCTGCTCGGCGCACGCCGCGGCGAGGGCCTACTCATGTCGGGCACCCACCGGGTCGGTTTCCAGGCCGTGGCCTCCAAGAAAGAACACCGGCTGTGCATCGGAGACCTGGAGCTGCCTGCCGACGAGTGA
- a CDS encoding PrgI family protein, translated as MRHEPDSRPTARIPADVDTPDKIVYGLTARQLAILAVAGVIGYGIFRAVGTLLPQPVLIAILTPLAGAAIVLALGRRDGLSMDAWLLSAVRHTRSPKRMAPAAAGRPTAAPAWAPATETPNATVPVLRLPAKAISDTGVVDIGSHAVALVACTTVNIGLRTGDEQAALIGSYGRWLNSLSGPVQIVISAQRVDLSSHAQRIADNAETIANPALADAARDYADFLDDLAARRDPLWRTVTVAVTATGDKGRATEVLRRAEHAASALSALGAQTAVLDGGRAAAMLTCATDPYTPADVTWARALPDAAITRPGD; from the coding sequence ATGCGCCACGAACCTGATTCCAGACCGACAGCACGAATCCCAGCCGACGTCGACACCCCCGACAAGATCGTCTACGGGTTGACCGCCCGGCAGCTGGCCATCCTCGCCGTGGCCGGCGTGATCGGCTACGGCATCTTCCGGGCGGTCGGCACGCTGCTGCCGCAGCCGGTGCTCATCGCGATCCTCACCCCCCTCGCAGGGGCGGCGATCGTGCTGGCGCTCGGCCGCCGCGACGGCCTGTCCATGGACGCCTGGCTGCTGTCGGCGGTGCGGCACACCCGCAGCCCCAAGCGGATGGCCCCGGCCGCTGCCGGCCGGCCCACAGCGGCACCGGCCTGGGCGCCGGCCACCGAGACGCCCAATGCGACAGTGCCAGTGCTGCGGCTGCCAGCCAAGGCGATCAGCGACACCGGCGTCGTCGACATCGGCTCCCACGCAGTGGCCCTCGTCGCCTGCACCACCGTGAACATCGGGCTGCGCACCGGCGACGAGCAGGCCGCCCTGATCGGCAGCTACGGACGGTGGCTCAACTCCCTGTCCGGGCCGGTGCAGATCGTGATCTCCGCCCAGCGGGTCGACCTGTCCAGCCACGCCCAACGCATCGCCGACAACGCCGAGACCATCGCCAACCCAGCCTTGGCCGACGCCGCCCGCGACTACGCCGACTTCCTCGACGACCTCGCGGCACGGCGGGACCCGCTGTGGCGCACCGTCACCGTCGCGGTCACCGCCACCGGGGACAAGGGCCGCGCCACCGAAGTTCTGCGCCGGGCCGAGCACGCCGCGTCCGCGTTGTCCGCGCTCGGGGCGCAGACCGCCGTCCTCGACGGTGGCCGGGCCGCCGCGATGTTGACCTGCGCCACCGACCCGTACACCCCGGCCGACGTCACCTGGGCCCGTGCCCTGCCCGACGCGGCCATCACGAGGCCAGGAGACTGA
- a CDS encoding pilin has product MFRRIIYRTTAVAVAVLATVASSAPAYAAEPQILAAYPLPVIIGNITTWIVGLLVGVATLFLTIGGLRRLAAGGDPTEIEKSNSAFKNALIGYALAVLAPILLAVVQGWIGG; this is encoded by the coding sequence ATGTTCCGCCGCATCATCTACCGCACCACTGCCGTCGCCGTCGCGGTCCTGGCGACCGTGGCCAGCTCGGCTCCGGCGTACGCGGCCGAGCCGCAGATCCTGGCCGCTTACCCGCTGCCTGTGATCATCGGCAATATCACGACCTGGATCGTCGGGCTGCTGGTCGGCGTCGCCACCCTGTTCTTGACCATCGGTGGCCTGCGCCGGCTGGCCGCCGGCGGCGATCCGACCGAGATCGAGAAGTCGAACTCCGCGTTCAAAAACGCCCTCATCGGCTACGCCCTGGCGGTCCTCGCGCCGATCCTGCTCGCGGTCGTGCAGGGCTGGATCGGGGGCTGA
- a CDS encoding AbrB/MazE/SpoVT family DNA-binding domain-containing protein, with amino-acid sequence MTARVVSPVVPPTVHGSRQAGAANPRRALPVAQLASQGGPSPVYGMAAIDCNGRLADGTVIPSLGWVAGTHLDIRVSGGLVLLTADPHAVFRVTRPGQVRLPATVRHWCGLVPGTRVLLVADAAAGLLVVHPPAALHAMITAFHTAVLGGEAV; translated from the coding sequence GTGACCGCCCGCGTCGTGTCTCCGGTCGTCCCGCCTACGGTGCATGGCAGCCGGCAGGCCGGGGCAGCGAACCCTCGGCGGGCGTTGCCGGTCGCGCAGCTTGCCTCACAGGGCGGACCGTCGCCGGTCTACGGGATGGCGGCGATCGACTGCAACGGTCGCCTGGCTGACGGCACCGTCATCCCATCGCTGGGTTGGGTCGCGGGTACCCACTTGGACATCCGGGTCAGCGGCGGTCTTGTCCTGCTCACCGCGGATCCGCACGCTGTGTTCCGGGTGACCCGGCCGGGTCAGGTGCGGCTGCCGGCGACGGTTCGGCACTGGTGCGGGCTCGTGCCCGGCACTCGGGTGCTGCTGGTCGCCGACGCCGCCGCTGGGCTCCTCGTGGTTCACCCACCGGCCGCACTCCATGCCATGATCACGGCGTTTCACACCGCCGTGCTGGGTGGTGAGGCCGTATGA
- a CDS encoding AbrB/MazE/SpoVT family DNA-binding domain-containing protein, with product MGLPVPRLATPPNRGSIYYTVTAIDVWGRLADRSPLHRLHWRPGLSLAVSITQGAVLVIPHRDGRHSVTRQGHLRLPAAVRRVFRLEAGDRLLLAACPARNFLVAYPMIVVDAMLLAHHAAFHRTSR from the coding sequence TTGGGCCTGCCGGTTCCCCGTCTGGCAACGCCACCGAACCGCGGTTCGATCTACTACACGGTGACGGCGATTGACGTGTGGGGCCGCCTCGCTGACCGCTCGCCGCTGCACAGATTGCATTGGCGACCTGGGCTTTCCCTTGCCGTTTCCATCACCCAGGGCGCCGTTCTCGTCATCCCACACCGCGACGGACGACACAGCGTTACCCGCCAAGGGCACCTTCGCCTGCCCGCCGCTGTGCGACGGGTGTTCCGCCTGGAAGCAGGCGACCGCCTGCTCCTGGCGGCATGCCCAGCCCGGAATTTCCTGGTTGCCTACCCGATGATCGTCGTGGACGCCATGCTGCTGGCCCATCACGCTGCTTTCCACAGGACATCGCGATGA
- a CDS encoding sigma-70 family RNA polymerase sigma factor has protein sequence MSASDWPSSPLDAAQRAFTLLVQPPTHVGFDGRGFDGLPDEILPLNDLRDLLLLSATSVEVRDAVWRELVVRARRDGPAWVVAAVGVAMPGLRRVAGMLAAGWRGDTDDLDSELITGFVARLKTIDLDEPRICGRLIDAGLRAARKARDTDSDAQLIHAEATGPIAPIHPWDHPDLVLARAVAAGVIDAEEANLIAATRLEGATVAQVADKLGIATSTASAWRLRAERRLAEAIAVGDLAFVPLRPRRRRRGGATQQRVAATQQRMASAQQRVGPAGVAQQRVAVGSLLGRTAAADVVLATQQQAFVGKTSDREAAGVGAPGIGARPA, from the coding sequence ATGTCTGCTTCGGACTGGCCGTCGTCGCCGCTGGACGCAGCGCAACGCGCCTTCACCCTTCTGGTTCAGCCACCCACCCACGTCGGGTTCGACGGCCGTGGCTTTGACGGCTTGCCCGACGAGATCCTGCCCCTGAACGACCTGCGCGACCTGCTGCTGTTGTCGGCGACGAGCGTCGAGGTCCGCGACGCGGTGTGGCGGGAGCTGGTCGTACGGGCCCGCCGGGACGGCCCCGCGTGGGTGGTCGCCGCGGTCGGAGTGGCCATGCCCGGGCTGCGTCGCGTCGCCGGGATGCTGGCCGCCGGGTGGCGCGGCGACACCGATGACCTGGACTCGGAGCTGATCACGGGGTTCGTCGCCCGGCTGAAGACCATTGACCTGGACGAACCGCGCATCTGCGGCCGACTCATCGATGCCGGTCTGCGCGCCGCGCGGAAGGCTCGCGACACGGACTCCGACGCCCAGCTCATCCACGCCGAGGCCACCGGTCCGATCGCCCCGATCCACCCGTGGGACCACCCTGACCTGGTGCTCGCCCGTGCGGTCGCGGCTGGCGTCATCGACGCCGAGGAGGCGAACCTGATAGCCGCTACCCGGCTGGAGGGCGCCACCGTCGCCCAGGTCGCCGACAAGTTGGGCATCGCAACCAGCACGGCTAGCGCGTGGCGGCTTCGCGCCGAGCGGCGCCTCGCCGAGGCCATCGCGGTCGGGGACCTCGCGTTCGTGCCGCTGCGTCCCCGCCGACGCCGCCGCGGCGGTGCGACCCAACAACGGGTCGCCGCGACCCAACAGAGAATGGCATCCGCCCAACAGCGAGTCGGCCCCGCGGGCGTGGCCCAACAGCGCGTCGCTGTTGGGTCACTGTTGGGTCGCACCGCGGCGGCGGACGTCGTGTTGGCCACCCAACAGCAGGCCTTCGTGGGCAAGACATCGGACCGAGAAGCGGCCGGTGTCGGCGCCCCGGGGATCGGGGCGCGGCCGGCCTGA